One window of Gammaproteobacteria bacterium genomic DNA carries:
- a CDS encoding multidomain signaling protein FimX has product MKQEEPLRLLIISESWNEAEVLTNHLRNAGYIVRPLRVEDEERLAAVVRDQDWDLLLHLPDDALDVELATVLALLADSRKDIPLIVVSDNISPQRKLEFLEVGARDTVPNTPPGLLQKVVRRELEGLRLRRGFQACQDSLRETERRCRILLNNARDAIAYVQEGAHILANPAYLQMFQFADVDEVIGVPLLDMVPPSTHHSLKNLLRAAERPGGSGEVQSLESQALRSDGGHFLARFEITPTILDGETCIQVVIHDLSPTTEFQDQINELSHRDFLTGLYNRQYFLQELNRTLPNKPGMIYLTVDNLATLRNKLGIAGTDQALKEIANIIIRHTESSDLVANFSDGVFTILATQGEEFRLRTLAERIRKKLSHEMIEVGGLSVNVSASIGFHHSNLDVKDSQTLLTRLEAAALAAREGKGTGIMVCFEDSKKSNVEESISIVKTALERNQFFFLYQPIVYLRGDGRELYEVFSRLAGPNGGQPIPAQVMRLINDTHLPSAVDRWTISRLLEVISNRQTRHGKPLQVLVGLSLDTLLDEAFPSWLGGKLKSLGVPPASLILQVDDNLVVDHYLRMRFLIPSLHGLGCSFALSNYRGSAVSSQLSQLSVDYFKIDGSIIRDLAINHEHQFLVRTINEQVHELGKHTLAESVRDANTLSLLWQYGIDYIQGEYLQKPSETMDYDFSNLFIE; this is encoded by the coding sequence TTGCTACTGCATTTACCAGATGATGCCTTGGATGTGGAACTTGCTACCGTCCTTGCTTTATTGGCGGATAGCCGCAAGGACATTCCGCTCATCGTGGTGTCGGATAATATTTCTCCCCAGCGAAAGCTCGAATTTTTGGAGGTGGGAGCTAGGGATACCGTTCCGAATACTCCACCTGGTTTATTACAAAAGGTAGTGCGCCGTGAATTGGAAGGGCTGCGTCTGCGTCGTGGGTTTCAAGCGTGTCAAGATTCACTTAGGGAAACCGAACGACGCTGCCGAATTTTGCTGAACAACGCACGGGATGCTATTGCTTATGTCCAAGAAGGAGCGCATATCCTCGCTAATCCAGCCTATCTTCAGATGTTCCAGTTTGCTGATGTTGATGAAGTCATTGGTGTTCCTCTCCTTGACATGGTACCTCCAAGTACTCATCACTCATTGAAAAATTTATTACGCGCCGCAGAGCGTCCAGGAGGCAGCGGAGAAGTTCAATCCCTGGAAAGTCAAGCTCTGCGTAGCGATGGTGGACATTTCTTAGCACGTTTCGAGATAACCCCTACCATCCTTGATGGAGAAACTTGCATTCAAGTAGTTATTCATGATTTATCACCAACCACTGAATTTCAGGATCAAATTAACGAACTCTCTCATCGAGATTTTTTAACTGGATTATATAACCGTCAATATTTCCTCCAAGAATTGAATCGAACCTTGCCCAATAAGCCAGGCATGATTTATCTAACGGTAGACAACTTGGCGACACTACGCAATAAATTGGGAATTGCTGGAACCGATCAGGCACTCAAGGAAATAGCAAATATAATTATCCGTCACACGGAATCCAGTGATTTAGTGGCTAATTTTAGCGATGGTGTGTTTACCATTCTCGCTACTCAGGGAGAAGAATTTCGTTTACGTACTCTTGCCGAGCGAATCCGAAAAAAACTTAGCCATGAAATGATCGAAGTAGGAGGACTTAGCGTTAATGTCAGCGCCAGTATTGGTTTTCACCATTCTAATCTGGATGTCAAGGACAGCCAAACATTACTGACGCGGCTGGAAGCTGCGGCGTTGGCCGCCCGTGAAGGCAAAGGAACAGGCATCATGGTCTGTTTTGAAGATTCCAAAAAATCCAACGTGGAGGAAAGTATCAGTATCGTAAAAACGGCACTGGAACGGAATCAATTCTTTTTCCTGTATCAACCCATTGTGTATTTACGAGGCGATGGGCGTGAACTCTATGAGGTTTTTTCACGGCTTGCTGGCCCCAATGGCGGACAACCAATTCCTGCGCAAGTAATGCGGCTTATTAATGACACCCACCTGCCGTCAGCGGTGGATCGCTGGACAATCTCACGACTCCTAGAGGTAATCTCGAATCGACAGACGCGACATGGTAAACCGCTACAAGTATTGGTTGGGTTATCCTTGGATACGCTATTGGATGAAGCGTTTCCCTCTTGGCTCGGAGGAAAATTAAAATCATTGGGTGTGCCCCCAGCGTCGCTGATTTTACAAGTCGATGACAACCTTGTTGTTGACCATTACCTTAGAATGCGTTTTCTTATTCCTTCACTGCATGGGTTGGGTTGTAGTTTTGCTTTATCAAATTATCGCGGCAGTGCGGTATCCTCACAATTAAGCCAACTCAGCGTTGATTATTTTAAAATCGACGGTAGTATCATCCGCGATTTAGCAATTAACCACGAACATCAATTTTTAGTACGAACCATCAATGAACAAGTTCATGAACTTGGTAAGCATACTCTCGCTGAATCGGTTCGAGATGCAAACACGTTAAGCTTGCTTTGGCAATATGGAATAGATTATATCCAGGGTGAATATTTACAGAAACCTTCAGAAACGATGGATTACGATTTTTCTAATTTATTTATTGAATAA
- a CDS encoding putative Rap1a domain-containing protein (Evidence 3 : Putative function from multiple computational evidences), producing the protein MRDTFIPSFILTFFLITTVAAQPMQGQELYNYLEEYLKVQNGYEGNSIKAGMFLGYIRGILDALDGTALCIPNNIPLERILQQVITGINDHHQSQRNVARNLVLEALRSQFACR; encoded by the coding sequence ATGCGTGATACTTTTATTCCTAGCTTTATTTTAACTTTTTTTCTTATCACTACCGTAGCCGCTCAACCCATGCAAGGGCAGGAGCTATATAATTATCTTGAAGAGTATCTTAAGGTTCAAAATGGTTATGAAGGAAATTCGATTAAGGCGGGAATGTTTTTAGGCTATATTCGCGGTATTTTAGATGCTTTAGATGGAACGGCTTTATGTATTCCCAATAATATTCCGCTAGAACGCATACTCCAGCAAGTTATCACAGGTATTAATGACCACCACCAATCGCAACGAAATGTAGCACGTAATCTAGTATTGGAGGCATTACGTAGCCAGTTTGCATGCCGATAG
- a CDS encoding putative Anti-phage defense ZorAB system ZorA (Evidence 3 : Putative function from multiple computational evidences), translated as MSLTLDEIALIATAPANAWYLSGAIVVLALLAFINFRWRIAPLLTEMRSARALLEIVPDSRTLVSQLPELDANLGSWPLLGPPWREFRATLVLPEPGETVQVLATRDPVAAFQAGRLLTTHLNLRFYHAMPNMLVGIGILGTFMGLLFGIHVASKGLAASDIAVARGALQGLLSAAALKFSTSVAGLLTSLLFSWREKQWTHRFEVLVDQFTTDLEARLVRVTSEAIALSSLRAIARQEALLLNLPERIGNILAANLTPQLAMLAANNEKREAGMMERLERLSRDFSRALSGGYGGEETTRLATTLERVSVALETHTAGLRGSSGEIARELSSTFREGGETLKRDVAQTLTAMLGRLSTAIEEMTGHLSMAGVNAAHDLNRAASGMDSAGGRLTSALGGMETAAETFGSETERLLIGLREAHAGFVVAAAPLAEAAVAFRNSATRMEGTTGRVQETTEGLRATVSELSRLEVQVCNQWREYEERFTNLDAALANTFHEFDSGLSRTTTLVREWVEGLDRHTVSIVRELSTATEELRETVAEFTAILVETRLGNHH; from the coding sequence ATGTCCCTGACCTTGGACGAAATTGCTCTTATTGCTACCGCCCCGGCAAATGCCTGGTATCTCAGTGGCGCGATTGTCGTTTTGGCACTGCTGGCTTTTATCAATTTTCGTTGGCGGATTGCGCCACTACTGACGGAAATGCGCAGCGCGCGTGCATTGCTGGAAATTGTGCCTGACTCGCGGACGCTGGTAAGTCAACTGCCTGAGTTAGATGCAAATCTTGGCTCTTGGCCGTTATTGGGTCCGCCTTGGCGGGAGTTTCGCGCGACTCTGGTTCTTCCAGAACCGGGTGAAACTGTTCAAGTCTTGGCGACTCGTGATCCTGTGGCTGCCTTTCAGGCGGGAAGATTACTGACGACACATCTTAATCTACGCTTTTACCACGCGATGCCCAACATGTTGGTGGGAATCGGTATTCTGGGCACTTTTATGGGGCTGTTGTTCGGTATTCATGTGGCGAGCAAGGGCCTGGCTGCGTCCGACATCGCGGTGGCACGAGGAGCGTTACAAGGATTGTTATCCGCAGCCGCACTCAAATTTTCTACTTCGGTAGCCGGCCTGCTCACGTCGCTGCTTTTTTCCTGGCGCGAGAAACAATGGACCCATCGTTTCGAGGTGCTTGTCGATCAATTTACCACTGACCTGGAAGCACGACTTGTCCGTGTGACTTCTGAAGCCATCGCCTTGTCCTCATTACGCGCTATCGCGCGCCAAGAGGCATTACTTTTGAATCTGCCGGAGCGCATTGGAAACATTTTGGCTGCGAATTTAACACCGCAACTTGCTATGCTCGCTGCCAATAATGAAAAACGAGAAGCGGGGATGATGGAACGTTTGGAACGATTGAGCCGTGACTTTTCACGAGCATTGTCCGGCGGATACGGTGGAGAGGAAACGACACGCCTTGCCACCACTTTGGAACGAGTGAGCGTGGCCTTGGAAACTCATACCGCAGGATTGCGCGGCTCTTCGGGAGAAATTGCGCGTGAGCTTTCATCGACTTTTCGGGAGGGAGGCGAGACGCTTAAACGCGACGTGGCGCAGACACTCACTGCTATGCTCGGACGGTTATCCACTGCGATTGAAGAAATGACCGGACATCTTTCTATGGCCGGAGTGAACGCAGCGCATGATCTAAATCGCGCCGCGAGCGGAATGGATTCAGCGGGCGGACGGCTTACCAGTGCCTTGGGCGGCATGGAAACAGCCGCTGAAACCTTCGGGAGTGAAACCGAGCGGCTACTGATAGGTCTACGCGAGGCGCACGCTGGTTTTGTCGTTGCCGCCGCACCCTTGGCAGAAGCTGCGGTCGCTTTTCGCAACAGCGCCACGCGGATGGAAGGAACCACAGGACGAGTCCAGGAAACCACAGAAGGGTTACGTGCTACGGTGAGCGAACTGTCACGTCTGGAGGTGCAGGTCTGTAATCAATGGCGTGAATACGAGGAACGCTTCACCAACCTTGACGCTGCTCTTGCCAACACTTTTCACGAGTTTGACTCTGGGCTTTCCCGGACTACAACCTTAGTGCGTGAATGGGTGGAGGGTCTAGATCGTCATACTGTTAGCATTGTTCGTGAGTTAAGCACCGCAACTGAAGAACTACGCGAAACGGTAGCCGAATTTACCGCGATCTTGGTGGAAACGCGACTCGGAAATCACCATTAA